A stretch of the Malus sylvestris chromosome 10, drMalSylv7.2, whole genome shotgun sequence genome encodes the following:
- the LOC126585647 gene encoding uncharacterized protein LOC126585647, translating into MDPPHGSRPWRPYLLHHHHHHHQQVQHHHNHHFHHHRPNFASFLQNPEPPAAAAIPFPTHLNSEPSELKEAYYDYPTSQPLLEYGEVDDGWLEEEEDDDPVFVLTDDWKEFFAKSEAKRKLEKQQAKKKKGKAKQSRE; encoded by the exons ATGGATCCTCCACATGGAAGCAGGCCATGGCGGCCATACTTACTccaccatcatcatcaccaccaccagCAGGTCCAACACCACCATAACCACCACTTCCACCATCACCGTCCCAATTTTGCGTCTTTTCTGCAAAACCCAGAACCCCCAGCTGCCGCCGCCATTCCTTTCCCAACCCATTTGAATTCAGAACCTTCTGAGCTCAAAGAAGCGTACTACGACTATCCTACCTCTCA GCCATTGCTGGAGTATGGTGAGGTCGATGATGGTTGgttggaagaggaagaggatgacGACCCGGTTTTCGTCTTAACAGACGATTGGAAGGAGTTTTTCGCAAAATCTGAAGCCAAGAGGAAACTAG AGAAGCAGCaggccaagaagaagaagggaaaagCTAAACAGAGTCGAGAGTGA
- the LOC126585644 gene encoding cyclin-C1-2-like gives MAANFWTSSHYKQLLDQEDVDVVSPLDREKGITLEDFKLIKMQMASYISKLAQLVKVRQRVVATAVTYMRRVYTKKSMSEYDPRLVAPTCLYLASKAEESTVQAKLLVFYIKKIYTDDKYRYEIKDILEMEMKILEALNYYLVVYHPYRSLSQLLQDAGLNNISMTELTWGVVNDTYKMDLALVHPPHLIALACIYIASVLRDKDTTAWFEELRVDMNVVKNISMEILDFYENQRTIPDERFNSALNKLPHKS, from the exons atggctGCCAATTTCTGGACTTCGTCCCACTA CAAACAGCTTTTGGATCAGGAAGACGTGGATGTCGTATCCCCGCTTGATAGAGAGAAGGGCATCACTCTTGAAGATTTCAAGCTCATAAAGATGCAAATGGCTAGCT ATATATCAAAATTGGCCCAACTTGTAAAAGTGAGACAAAG GGTTGTAGCTACCGCAGTTACATATATGAGACGAGTGTACACCAA GAAGAGTATGTCTGAGTATGATCCACGTCTTGTAGCTCCAACCTGCCTGTACCTGGCATCAAAAGCAGAAGAAAGCACAGTGCAAGCTAAACTTCTagtattttacataaaaaagaTTT ATACCGATGATAAGTATAGATATGAGATCAAAGACATACTTGAAATGGAAATGAAGATTTTAGAAGCTCTCAACTATTACCTGGTTGTATACCATCCTTATCGCTCATTGTCTCA GTTGCTTCAGGATGCAGGCTTAAACAATATAAGTATGACTGAGTTAACTTG GGGAGTTGTAAATGACACTTACAAGATGGACCTTGCACTTGTACATCCTCCACACCTGATTGCTTTAGCTTGCATATACATTGCTAGCGTGCTTAGAGATAAAGATACCACAGCATGGTTTGAAGAGCTTCGTGTGGACATGAATGTG GTGAAAAACATATCAATGGAGATACTAGATTTCTACGAAAACCAACGAACGATCCCAGATGAGAGGTTTAATTCTGCTCTCAATAAGCTTCCCCACAAATCATAG